TCAACAGCGCTTTGTTTGTACTCTTCTAGCAATAGCTCCGCTTCTTTTTCTAATGTTTCATAGACAGAGGCATCAAAGGCAACAACATTGTGAAGGGCACGTGTGTCGATTACATGGGCAATAACCAATCGAGCCTGGTTGCGTTTGGCAACATGAATTGCCTTGTGCAGAGCTAATTCAGCACCTGTGGATCCATCGACAGCTACGAGGATGGTCTTGTAAGATTGTGTCATACTAGTCACTCCTTTCAGCAAGTCTTCATTTCTAGAATGATAGATTATTAT
The nucleotide sequence above comes from Streptococcus sp. 29887. Encoded proteins:
- a CDS encoding universal stress protein, translating into MTQSYKTILVAVDGSTGAELALHKAIHVAKRNQARLVIAHVIDTRALHNVVAFDASVYETLEKEAELLLEEYKQSAVEAGLAEVQIHIEFGNPKTLLAVDIPKETGADLMLLGATGLNAFERLLIGSSSEYIMRHANIDLLIVRDGEKSL